A genomic window from Synechococcus sp. CBW1107 includes:
- the ctpZ gene encoding carboxyl-terminal processing protease CtpZ codes for MSRIKPLSSPLIPGRGRAMALALLLCVGLWLHPGPALALNDAQQLVVEAWRLVNQSYVDPTRFETVHWRRLRQKALEQPIETSAEAYDAIAAMLEPIGDPYTRVLRPADYKALRATTEGSVSGVGLQLSLGEDGQGIVVIAPLDGSPAAEAGISPGSEVLEVEGESCRRLGLEATAARLRGPSGSSVQMLIRPPTPQAEPRQVLLKRERVDLQPVRSRLLERGGQRLGLLRITQFSEPVPAGVREVLEGFGQQGVEGLILDLRNNSGGLVEAGVAVANAFLAAQPIVETMNREGLSERLQAAAGQLYSGPMVTLVNGGTASASEILAGALQDNGRSPLLGSRTFGKGLIQTLINLGDGSGLAVTVARYVTPSGRDIQDQGIAPDRLLPEPEPPNPGGADDHWLELAAEQLLQELPTA; via the coding sequence ATGAGCCGGATCAAGCCCCTCTCCAGCCCGCTGATTCCAGGGCGCGGACGAGCCATGGCGCTGGCCCTGCTGCTCTGCGTGGGGCTGTGGCTGCACCCCGGCCCGGCCCTGGCCCTCAACGATGCCCAGCAACTGGTGGTGGAGGCCTGGCGGCTGGTGAACCAGAGCTATGTCGACCCCACACGATTTGAAACCGTGCACTGGCGGCGCCTGCGCCAGAAGGCCCTGGAACAGCCGATCGAAACCAGCGCCGAGGCCTACGACGCCATTGCCGCCATGCTTGAGCCGATCGGCGATCCTTACACCAGGGTGCTGCGCCCTGCCGACTACAAGGCGCTGCGGGCCACCACGGAGGGGAGTGTCAGCGGCGTCGGCCTGCAGCTCAGCCTGGGGGAGGACGGGCAGGGGATCGTGGTGATCGCTCCGCTGGATGGGTCACCGGCCGCCGAGGCCGGCATCAGCCCGGGCAGCGAAGTGCTGGAAGTGGAGGGCGAGTCGTGCCGCCGTCTTGGACTGGAGGCCACGGCCGCGCGTCTGCGGGGTCCATCCGGCAGCAGCGTGCAGATGCTGATCCGGCCTCCCACCCCCCAGGCCGAACCCAGGCAGGTCCTGCTGAAGCGGGAGCGGGTGGACCTCCAACCCGTGCGCTCCAGGCTGCTCGAGCGTGGGGGGCAGCGCCTGGGACTGCTCCGCATCACCCAGTTCAGCGAGCCGGTTCCCGCTGGCGTGCGTGAGGTTCTCGAGGGCTTCGGCCAGCAGGGCGTGGAGGGGCTGATTCTCGATCTGCGCAACAACTCGGGCGGTCTCGTCGAGGCAGGCGTGGCGGTGGCCAATGCCTTCCTCGCCGCCCAGCCGATCGTGGAGACCATGAACCGCGAGGGTCTGAGTGAGCGGCTTCAGGCGGCGGCAGGACAGCTCTACAGCGGGCCGATGGTCACCCTGGTGAATGGGGGCACCGCCAGCGCCAGTGAAATCCTGGCGGGAGCCCTCCAGGACAACGGGCGCTCTCCGCTGCTGGGCAGCCGCACCTTCGGCAAGGGACTGATCCAGACACTGATCAACCTGGGGGACGGCAGCGGCCTGGCCGTGACCGTGGCCCGCTACGTGACCCCCAGCGGTCGTGACATCCAGGACCAGGGCATCGCCCCCGACCGACTGCTGCCCGAGCCGGAGCCCCCCAATCCCGGCGGGGCCGATGACCACTGGCTGGAGCTCGCCGCCGAGCAGCTGCTGCAGGAGCTCCCTACGGCATGA
- the petB gene encoding cytochrome b6: protein MANSSPAAKSSPVFDWFEERLELQAIADDISSKYVPPHVNIFYCLGGITLVCFLIQFATGFAMTFYYKPTVAEAYSSVQYLMTDVSFGWLIRSVHRWSASMMVLMLILHVFRVYLTGGFKRPRELTWVTGVVMAVITVSFGVTGYSLPWDQVGYWAVKIVSGVPAAVPVVGDFMVELLRGGESVGQATLTRFYSLHTFVMPWLLAVFMLMHFLMIRKQGISGPL from the coding sequence ATGGCGAACTCGTCTCCCGCCGCCAAGTCGTCTCCTGTTTTCGACTGGTTCGAGGAGCGCCTGGAACTCCAGGCGATTGCGGACGACATCTCCTCCAAGTACGTTCCGCCCCACGTCAATATCTTCTATTGCCTTGGTGGCATCACGCTGGTGTGCTTCCTGATCCAGTTCGCCACTGGATTCGCGATGACTTTTTACTACAAGCCCACGGTGGCCGAGGCCTATTCCTCGGTTCAGTACCTGATGACCGACGTCAGCTTCGGCTGGCTGATCCGTTCGGTGCACCGCTGGAGCGCCAGCATGATGGTGCTGATGCTGATTCTTCACGTCTTCCGTGTGTACCTCACCGGTGGTTTCAAGCGTCCCCGCGAGCTCACCTGGGTCACTGGTGTGGTGATGGCCGTGATCACCGTCTCCTTTGGCGTCACCGGTTACTCCCTCCCCTGGGATCAGGTCGGTTACTGGGCCGTCAAGATCGTCTCGGGTGTCCCAGCAGCAGTCCCTGTGGTCGGCGATTTCATGGTCGAGCTGCTCCGTGGTGGTGAGAGCGTCGGTCAGGCCACACTCACCCGCTTCTACAGCCTGCACACTTTCGTGATGCCATGGCTGCTGGCCGTGTTCATGCTCATGCACTTCCTGATGATCCGCAAGCAGGGCATCTCCGGTCCTTTGTGA
- the petD gene encoding cytochrome b6-f complex subunit IV — MHILKKPDLSDPSLRAKLAKGMGHNYYGEPAWPNDLLYIFPVVILGTIALVVGLAVLDPAMLGDKADPFATPLEILPEWYLYPVFQILRVVPNKLLGIALQTMVPLGLMLIPFIESFNKFQNPFRRPVAMAAFLFGTVFTIYLGIGAALPIDKSLTLGLF, encoded by the coding sequence ATGCACATTCTCAAGAAACCTGATCTCAGTGATCCCAGCCTGCGGGCCAAGCTGGCCAAGGGCATGGGTCACAACTATTACGGAGAGCCCGCCTGGCCCAACGATCTCCTCTACATCTTTCCGGTGGTGATCCTGGGAACCATCGCCTTGGTGGTGGGCCTGGCAGTACTCGATCCAGCCATGCTCGGCGACAAGGCTGATCCCTTCGCCACACCTCTGGAGATTCTGCCGGAGTGGTACCTGTATCCTGTCTTCCAGATCCTGCGGGTCGTCCCCAACAAGCTTCTGGGCATTGCTCTGCAGACGATGGTTCCCCTTGGTCTGATGCTCATCCCCTTCATCGAGAGCTTCAACAAGTTCCAGAACCCCTTCCGCAGGCCTGTGGCCATGGCCGCCTTCCTGTTCGGAACCGTGTTCACCATCTACCTGGGCATCGGTGCCGCCCTTCCGATCGACAAGTCACTCACCCTGGGCCTGTTCTGA
- a CDS encoding glycoside hydrolase 100 family protein, with product MATHFSQERLRVRPSSREDAVVASAREKFERTLVSAQGSLVGSVAALAHPRSHDSLNYGEVFLRDNVPVMIHLLLERRFDIVRHFLSVCLDLQSSTYQTRGVFPTSFIEENGQLMADYGQRSIGRITSVDASLWWPILCWYYVKRSQDWEFGASQKVQRGVQLLLDLVMHPTFEGTPVLFVPDCSFMIDRPMDVWGAPLEVEVLLFGCLRSCGHLMEIARRDRSSRLLEQRLELTRQWIHDLRSFLLKNYWVTSKTMQVLRRRPTEQYGEHQHENEFNVQPQVIPDWLQDWLENRGGYLIGNIRTGRPDFRFYSLGNSLACLFGLLTAPQQRGLFRLVLHNRSHLMAQMPMRICHPPMEAAEWMNKTGSDPKNWPWSYHNGGHWPSLLWYFGGAVLQHELNHPRADALLMGQVRAMLEECYWSQLNQLPRQQWAEYFDGPTGTWVGQQSRTYQTWTIVGFLLLHHLLRVNPADVSVLSIDGPP from the coding sequence TTGGCGACACATTTCAGCCAGGAGCGGCTTCGCGTCCGTCCCAGCTCTCGAGAAGACGCCGTAGTGGCGAGCGCCCGCGAAAAATTCGAGCGCACTCTGGTGTCAGCGCAGGGCTCGCTGGTGGGCTCGGTGGCGGCTCTAGCGCATCCCCGCAGCCACGACTCCCTCAATTACGGCGAAGTGTTTCTGCGCGACAACGTGCCGGTGATGATCCATCTGCTACTTGAGCGTCGCTTTGACATTGTTCGTCACTTTCTGAGCGTCTGCCTTGACCTGCAGAGCAGCACCTACCAGACCCGGGGCGTCTTCCCCACCAGCTTCATCGAGGAGAACGGCCAGCTGATGGCCGACTACGGCCAACGCTCGATCGGACGGATCACCTCGGTGGACGCCAGCCTGTGGTGGCCGATCCTCTGCTGGTACTACGTCAAGCGCAGCCAGGACTGGGAGTTCGGAGCCAGCCAGAAGGTGCAGCGGGGAGTGCAGCTGCTGCTGGATCTGGTGATGCACCCCACCTTCGAGGGCACACCGGTGCTGTTCGTTCCGGACTGCTCCTTCATGATCGACCGTCCGATGGACGTGTGGGGAGCCCCCCTGGAGGTGGAGGTCCTCCTGTTCGGCTGCCTGCGCAGCTGCGGACATCTGATGGAGATCGCCCGACGTGACCGCAGCAGCCGCCTGCTGGAGCAGCGGCTCGAGCTGACCCGACAGTGGATCCACGATCTCCGGTCGTTCCTGCTCAAGAACTACTGGGTCACCAGCAAGACGATGCAGGTGCTGCGACGCCGCCCCACCGAGCAATACGGCGAACACCAGCACGAGAACGAGTTCAATGTGCAACCCCAGGTGATCCCCGACTGGCTCCAGGACTGGCTGGAGAATCGCGGTGGCTACCTGATCGGCAACATCCGCACGGGACGTCCGGATTTCCGCTTCTACAGCCTGGGCAATTCCCTGGCCTGCCTGTTCGGACTGCTCACCGCACCGCAGCAGCGGGGCCTGTTCCGCTTGGTCCTGCACAACCGCAGCCACCTGATGGCACAGATGCCGATGCGGATCTGTCATCCCCCGATGGAAGCGGCCGAGTGGATGAACAAGACCGGATCCGATCCCAAGAACTGGCCGTGGAGCTACCACAACGGAGGCCACTGGCCAAGCCTGCTCTGGTATTTCGGTGGGGCCGTCCTTCAGCATGAGCTAAACCACCCGCGTGCGGATGCGTTGCTGATGGGGCAGGTCAGGGCCATGCTCGAGGAGTGCTACTGGTCGCAGCTCAACCAGTTGCCGCGCCAGCAGTGGGCGGAATACTTCGATGGACCCACCGGCACCTGGGTGGGGCAGCAATCCCGCACGTACCAGACCTGGACCATCGTCGGCTTTCTGTTGCTGCACCACCTGCTGCGGGTCAATCCCGCCGATGTGTCCGTGCTCTCGATCGACGGACCACCATGA